The DNA segment GGCGGCCCACTCATTGGGACTTAATTTTGGCTATCCGACGGCACGGAGGACGGCATTGCTATAAAATGGAAGTGACCGTCAGCAAGCCTCTTGTCACTCTCTGCTTTGTAAAGGGCTTCGTCAGCATAGACGAGCGAAACTCGCGCTTCGAACGATGTTTTTTTCAGGTTATGAATAGATATGACATGCCTGTCATTTGACGAAGTTGCAATGACTATGGGTGCTCGATCAAATGGAGGTGAGAATTCGACTTTAACTCGGCCGATTTTCGTATCTTCATCATTGACCTTCAGTCGACTGGCGCGCGGGACTCGAGGCCCTGGACTGCTCACAGAATATTGCCCGTTCTCATACCGAACATGGCCGTAAACTGAGGTACCCTTCGATGCCGCATCGCGAAGCACAGAGGCGTCGGCTTTTGCTTGTTTTATTAAGTCTGCAAAGTCCCGGTCCGCTATTTCAGTCGCTTTTTCGTTAACGCGTTTTTTCACTTCGTCGGGTATTGTATAAATTGATGTAAACCCCGCAAATGAGACGAGGGCTACAAGAACCGTAATTCCTACCTTGGAATAGATTTTCCAACTAGTTTCGATCGCTGAAATTCGATCCGAATTTGACTGAACTTTTGTATTAATCTGATTATCGTTCATACGGTTCTCCGCTGCACGGTTATTCGCGACCGGATCAATCCAGCCACTGCTTCTTCTTGAGCTTCTGCGGCATGTATTCCTCCGTGATGAAGCTGAAGTCCTTGCTGCTGGCCGTTTCGAGCTCCATCTTCACGCCGCTCTTGAGCATGGCCTGGATCTCCTTCTGCCACGGCTTTTTCTTGGCGAACCACGGATAGGCGGCGATTTCCTTGAGGCGGTTGACGTCCTTGTCGTTGAGGTCGATCACGTTCGTGAAGCCGAACTCTTCGCGGTCGAAGGCGCTCATGCCAATGAAGCGAGCTGACGGGATGGCCATGCGTTGGCTCTCGAAGGCGAGGTTGATCGAGCCCTGTTTGAGGACACTGTAGATGTAGTAGCCCCACGGGTCGTTGTCGGCGAGCACGTAGACCGGGAGCTTGAGCTCCTTGTGCATGCGGTAGACCATCCGCCGCACGCCGCGCGGGGGCTGGCCGCCGCCGTGGATGATGGCGCAGTTGTACTTCTCCCAGAAGCGGTCCTGGTTGAAGCGGTTCCAGACGGCCGACTTCTCGATGAGCAGGACGAACTTGGCGTCGCTCTTCTTGAACTCGATGACGTTGGGCTCGACGATCGAGGGCACGCCCCAGCCGCCGGAGCCCATGCGGGAGAGGTCGATCGTGTCGCCGTTGTCGACGATGGTCATCGGGCCGAC comes from the Planctomycetota bacterium genome and includes:
- a CDS encoding DNA topoisomerase IV subunit A, with product MATTTTRKKKPVDTSKKLERMAVDVARSAKRGEDPGFDIPTRSLSNAAFDERKKIITMGDAAQRRNFFNLGQAKKFMQTMLVASGCKELSDQGKTTSIRDMFYHCKHTIKGTKENTFDTQDESDPIIEDLEVTIGSIREELGLFAENKGNMVGPMTIVDNGDTIDLSRMGSGGWGVPSIVEPNVIEFKKSDAKFVLLIEKSAVWNRFNQDRFWEKYNCAIIHGGGQPPRGVRRMVYRMHKELKLPVYVLADNDPWGYYIYSVLKQGSINLAFESQRMAIPSARFIGMSAFDREEFGFTNVIDLNDKDVNRLKEIAAYPWFAKKKPWQKEIQAMLKSGVKMELETASSKDFSFITEEYMPQKLKKKQWLD